The following coding sequences lie in one Candidatus Neptunochlamydia sp. REUL1 genomic window:
- the coaE gene encoding dephospho-CoA kinase (Dephospho-CoA kinase (CoaE) performs the final step in coenzyme A biosynthesis.) — translation MKKIAITGNVATGKSTVCRILKDHGASTLSSDTIIHQFLANDPSCIEQVISLFGSKVVTDKKIDRKKVADIIFSDENKLKALESLLHPLLLKRIDEEFKKVETEGKGSYFVVELPLVQEIGKDKDFDLVVAVVSNSDKAIKRFIQAGFTKNSFLKRNARQWDPKKKAKHADYVIENDGTVEDLKQKVLELMKEIDSQ, via the coding sequence TTGAAGAAAATAGCGATAACAGGCAACGTTGCAACAGGAAAGTCCACGGTTTGCCGCATTCTAAAAGATCACGGAGCATCCACACTTAGTTCTGATACAATTATCCATCAATTTCTAGCAAATGATCCTTCATGTATTGAGCAAGTCATTTCTCTCTTTGGATCAAAAGTGGTAACAGATAAGAAGATTGATCGGAAGAAAGTAGCAGACATCATTTTTAGCGATGAAAATAAGTTAAAAGCCCTGGAGTCTCTCCTTCACCCTCTTCTTCTTAAACGTATTGATGAAGAGTTCAAGAAAGTGGAAACGGAAGGAAAAGGTAGCTATTTTGTCGTCGAACTTCCTCTCGTTCAGGAAATCGGCAAAGATAAAGATTTTGATCTCGTTGTTGCTGTTGTCAGCAATAGCGATAAGGCAATTAAACGCTTTATCCAAGCAGGATTTACAAAGAATAGTTTCCTCAAGAGGAATGCTCGTCAATGGGATCCAAAAAAAAAAGCTAAACATGCAGACTATGTCATCGAAAATGATGGTACGGTCGAAGACTTAAAACAAAAAGTACTTGAATTGATGAAGGAGATAGACTCTCAATGA